The following DNA comes from Sphingorhabdus sp. M41.
GAGCGATCTTGAACCCCTGGATTTCGTCGCATCCTGATACACGCAGCAGATCCAGCTGTGCATCATTTTCAACGCCTTCGGCGACCACACGCATGTCCAGCGCATGCGCCAGATGGGCAATGGTTCCGATGATCGCGCGGTCCGCTGCGCTATGTTCAATGCGCGAAATGAAGGTGCGATCAATTTTGAGGCAGTTTGCCGGCAAGTCTCTCAGATATTGCAGCGAAGAATAGCCAGTCCCGAAATCATCAATGGAAATGCCGACGCCGTGGCTGCGAATGCGCTGGAGCGTTGCTCTGACTTGTTCATTATTGTCGATCAGCAATTCTTCGGTGATCTCGATAGTGATTTTCGACGGTTCGATTCCATTGGCTTCGATATTTCTGAGCAGTTCATCGCAAAGATTTTGGCTTTGAAACTGTCTGGGCGAAACGTTGATGGCAACGCGTGGCAGATCAATGCCCCGGTCCGCGTAGGATTTTATTTCGCGGCATACTTCTCCAATGACCCAGTTGCCGAGAACGTCCATAAGCCCGCTTTCATCGGCTACCCTGATGAACTGGATCGGCAACAAGCGTCCCCGGCGCGGATGATCCCATCTGATCAGGGCTTCCAAGCCGACATATTCGAGAGTTTTGGCGTCTACAATGGGCTGATATTCGAGAGCAAATTGGTTTTCGTTGAATGCGTCACGCAATTCATTTTCCAGCGCTGCATCGGCTTGGGCGATCTCGTTCATGTCTTCCGAGAAAAACCGATAACAATTTCGACCATTGGCCTTTGCATCATACATGGCAAGATCTGCCATGCGCAGAACTTCCTCATATTCATCACCGTCGCTGGGGATCAAGCTAACACCGATAGATGCACTGATTACCTGACCGACGCCGCTGATTGCATAGGGTTCACTGATCGCTTTCAGGATCTTGGAACAGCGCGAATTGATGGAATCTATATTTTCGAATTTGCTCAGAATGACCGCAAATTCGTCGCCGCCGATGCGCGCAGCGAAATCCTCTGGCGCGATGACCTTGGAAATACGTTCTGCAACTTCGCGCAAAAGCGCGTCACCACTATGATGGCCGCGGGTATCATTGATGATTTTGAAGCGATCGAGGTCAAGCAGCAAAAGCGCAGCTTCGCTGTTCGTTTTCTTGCAATTTGCAATGGTTGATTTGACATTCTCGGCAAGCAGCACACGGTTGGGAAGTCCCGTCAGCATGTCATGCAGTGCCAGATGTGTTCTATGTTCTTCGGCAAATTTCCGGGCAGTGATATCGACCGCGGTTGTCAGGACGCCAATTGTCTCACCTTTATGATTGAGCAGTGGCGATTTGTTGCAGTGAAAAATCAGATCGACACCGTCGCTGGTGATTTTCTCTTCATAATGGGGAATGGCAAGGCTGGATTTCAGAACGAGAGCATCCCGTCGGCGGGTATTGGCCGCGAGAGTCGGCTCGAAATTATTGGCAAAATCGGTGCCCACCATTTCATCCGGATCTTTGTCGAACAGGGCGGATTGATAAGCGTTCGTAAACAGGCATTTACCTGACCGATCGGTGGCATTGATCATGATCGGAATTGTGTCGATTATTTGCTCAAGCATGCTTTTGCCGGAAGAGCCCTCGCTCGAGGCTGTTTCACTAAACGCTGCGTGCTTGCGCCCAATCTCCGAAGCACGCCTGCGCAGGGTGACGCTTTTCTTGCTTTTGGTAAGCAGCGACAATGCACGACTGCAGAATTCGACATGCGAAACCGGGCTTTGCAGGAAATCGGTAGCGCCCGCATCAAGTGCGGCAAGCCGACACTCGCGGTCTTGATGCGCCGTAATGACAATAGCAGGAATCTCGTTGGCGCCGGGCATCATCCTGACTTTTCGGATGAATTCCGCGCCATTCATCTGCGGCATGCGATAGTCGACAACCATCAAGTCCGCCTTGTTGTCACGCAGCCAATCCAACGCCTCGACGGGATCAGCATATGTGACTGCGGAATATTTTTCACC
Coding sequences within:
- a CDS encoding GGDEF/EAL domain-containing response regulator — protein: MSTRVLIVDDRPTNLRIYAQFVTLMGEKYSAVTYADPVEALDWLRDNKADLMVVDYRMPQMNGAEFIRKVRMMPGANEIPAIVITAHQDRECRLAALDAGATDFLQSPVSHVEFCSRALSLLTKSKKSVTLRRRASEIGRKHAAFSETASSEGSSGKSMLEQIIDTIPIMINATDRSGKCLFTNAYQSALFDKDPDEMVGTDFANNFEPTLAANTRRRDALVLKSSLAIPHYEEKITSDGVDLIFHCNKSPLLNHKGETIGVLTTAVDITARKFAEEHRTHLALHDMLTGLPNRVLLAENVKSTIANCKKTNSEAALLLLDLDRFKIINDTRGHHSGDALLREVAERISKVIAPEDFAARIGGDEFAVILSKFENIDSINSRCSKILKAISEPYAISGVGQVISASIGVSLIPSDGDEYEEVLRMADLAMYDAKANGRNCYRFFSEDMNEIAQADAALENELRDAFNENQFALEYQPIVDAKTLEYVGLEALIRWDHPRRGRLLPIQFIRVADESGLMDVLGNWVIGEVCREIKSYADRGIDLPRVAINVSPRQFQSQNLCDELLRNIEANGIEPSKITIEITEELLIDNNEQVRATLQRIRSHGVGISIDDFGTGYSSLQYLRDLPANCLKIDRTFISRIEHSAADRAIIGTIAHLAHALDMRVVAEGVENDAQLDLLRVSGCDEIQGFKIARPQRAEDLYKLFDGRKDDPPSRAAEG